A genomic window from Dechloromonas sp. A34 includes:
- a CDS encoding L-threonylcarbamoyladenylate synthase, giving the protein MSPTTAAHVAEELGDRVPLILDGGACTVGIESTIVDCSRGNPVVLRPATSRPPISPPCSVTSR; this is encoded by the coding sequence ATCAGCCCGACCACCGCCGCCCACGTCGCCGAGGAACTCGGCGATCGCGTGCCGCTGATTCTCGATGGCGGCGCGTGCACGGTCGGCATCGAATCGACCATCGTCGACTGCTCGCGGGGCAACCCCGTCGTACTGCGCCCGGCCACATCGCGCCCGCCCATCTCGCCGCCGTGCTCGGTCACCAGCCGCTGA
- a CDS encoding 4a-hydroxytetrahydrobiopterin dehydratase, with product MSSCEIGNKRCQPCEGGIPPLEPSAAQDLLQSLTGWALVAERLEKTFAFANHYETMAFVNAIAWVSHRENHHPELTVGYKDCRVVYWTHAIGGLSENDFICAAKLERLLEI from the coding sequence ATGAGCAGCTGTGAGATCGGGAACAAGCGTTGTCAGCCCTGCGAAGGCGGTATCCCGCCGCTGGAACCGTCAGCGGCGCAGGACTTGCTGCAATCTTTGACCGGTTGGGCCTTGGTGGCAGAGCGGCTGGAAAAGACTTTTGCTTTTGCCAATCACTACGAAACCATGGCATTCGTGAATGCGATCGCCTGGGTGTCGCACCGCGAGAATCATCACCCGGAGCTGACGGTCGGCTACAAGGATTGCCGGGTCGTCTACTGGACACACGCCATCGGCGGCCTGTCGGAAAACGATTTCATCTGCGCCGCCAAGTTGGAGCGTCTGCTCGAAATCTGA
- a CDS encoding tyrosine-type recombinase/integrase produces MPLSDTAVRNAKPAAKPYKLQDEKGLFLLVHTNGSKYWRHKYRYEGKEKLLAFGVYPDVGLKDARLKRDAARKLLADGVDPSEHKKASKAAKVERAANSFEVIAREWFAKHRNTWAASHADKIIARLIKDVFPWLGGKAIAEITAPNILEVLRRIEKRGTLDTAHRAKGNISQVMRYAIATGRAERDPCPDLRGALPPVSERNFASITEPAKVGELMRAIDSFSGTFVVQCALRLAPLLFVRPGELRRAEWASFDLDKAEWGYFVTKTKSDHLVPLASQAVAILRELHALTGHGRFVFPSARGNDRSMSEAAINAALRRMGYDTKTEITGHGFRAMARTILHEELHQKPEVIEHQLAHTVSDALGTAYNRTKFLKERKTMMQLWADYLDNLKTGAQIVQLHSNVA; encoded by the coding sequence ATGCCTCTCAGCGATACTGCCGTCCGCAATGCCAAGCCAGCCGCGAAGCCCTACAAGCTGCAGGATGAAAAAGGGCTATTCCTTCTAGTCCATACCAATGGCTCGAAATACTGGCGGCACAAATACCGCTATGAAGGCAAGGAGAAGCTGCTTGCATTTGGTGTCTATCCAGATGTCGGCCTCAAGGATGCACGCCTAAAGCGAGATGCTGCCCGCAAGCTGTTGGCTGATGGCGTTGATCCCAGCGAACACAAGAAGGCATCCAAAGCCGCCAAGGTGGAGCGCGCAGCCAATTCTTTTGAAGTCATCGCCCGCGAGTGGTTTGCCAAGCACCGCAACACATGGGCGGCCAGCCATGCCGACAAGATCATCGCCCGACTGATTAAAGATGTATTCCCCTGGCTAGGCGGCAAGGCCATCGCTGAGATAACCGCCCCCAACATTCTGGAAGTACTGCGTCGAATCGAAAAGAGAGGAACGCTGGACACCGCACACCGGGCCAAGGGCAATATCTCTCAGGTCATGCGGTACGCCATCGCAACCGGACGGGCCGAACGTGACCCCTGCCCCGATCTTCGCGGCGCACTGCCACCGGTCAGCGAAAGAAACTTTGCCAGCATTACCGAACCCGCAAAGGTTGGCGAGCTTATGAGGGCCATAGACAGCTTCAGCGGCACGTTTGTCGTGCAGTGCGCCCTACGCCTTGCCCCGCTCCTGTTCGTACGCCCTGGCGAGCTACGGCGTGCCGAGTGGGCAAGCTTTGACCTTGACAAAGCCGAGTGGGGATATTTCGTTACAAAAACGAAATCAGACCACCTGGTCCCGCTTGCTTCTCAGGCCGTGGCGATCCTGCGAGAATTGCATGCCCTAACCGGGCATGGCCGGTTTGTGTTTCCCAGCGCTCGCGGCAATGACCGTTCAATGAGCGAGGCTGCCATCAATGCCGCCTTGCGGCGGATGGGTTACGACACCAAGACGGAAATTACAGGGCATGGCTTCCGGGCAATGGCACGAACAATCCTGCATGAAGAATTGCACCAAAAGCCAGAAGTCATTGAGCACCAATTGGCCCACACGGTATCTGACGCCTTAGGCACTGCCTACAACCGCACCAAGTTCTTAAAGGAACGAAAAACGATGATGCAGCTATGGGCAGACTATCTAGACAACCTTAAGACTGGAGCGCAGATTGTTCAGCTTCACTCAAACGTTGCCTGA
- the aceE gene encoding pyruvate dehydrogenase (acetyl-transferring), homodimeric type, which translates to MADQPNALPDPNDVDPQETKEWTDALDGVITQEGAERAHYLIEKLIGQAREDGIDIPYSANTEYINTIPADRQPKYPGNPDLEIKIHSYIRWNAMAMVVRANKDTNVGGHIASFASAAALYDVGFSHFWKSIHDESGGDLIFFQGHSVPGVYSRAFMLGRLTEEQMDNFRQETDGKGISSYPHPWLMPDFWQFPTVSMGLGPIQAIYQARFMKYLASRGLIDAAKAEKRKVWAFLGDGETDEVESLGAIGMAGREKLDNLIFVINCNLQRLDGPVRGNGKIIQELESEFRGAGWNVIKLIWGTHWDALFQRDKKGILKKRMMELCDGEYQTFKAKNGAYVRENFFNTPELRELVADWTDDEVWALNRGGHDIFKIFAAYNAAVTHKGAPTLILAKTIKGFGMGQAGEAMNISHQQKKMDIEQIGRFRDRFALPVPDDKLEELPYLTFPEDSEEYKYMRQRRMDLGGFLPQRRRKAEPLAIPPLETFAALLKASGEGRELSTTMAIVRIMNMMLKDKNVGKNVVPIVPDESRTFGMEGMFRSVGIWNQEGQNYVPEDHDQLMFYKESKTGQVLQEGINESGAMSDWIAAATSYSVHNVQTIPFYICYSMFGMQRVLDLCWAAGDQRARGFLIGGTAGRTTLNGEGLQHEDGHSLILSNLIPNCVSYDPTFQYEVAVIAQDGMRRMHVEQEDVFYYITVMNENYEHPEMPVGAEADIIKGMYAFKKGADSTGPRVQLLGSGTIFREVIAAADLLKSDWGVEADIWGCPSMNELARNGLDVQRWNMLHPLEEPKLSHVEEKLKDAKGPVIASTDYIKLFSEQIRPFVKAPYVTLGTDGFGRSDTREKLRHHFEVDRHWVTLAALKALADNGEIGREKVAAALVKYNLDPNKPNPMSV; encoded by the coding sequence ATGGCCGACCAACCGAACGCCCTGCCTGACCCCAACGACGTAGATCCGCAAGAGACCAAGGAATGGACTGATGCCCTCGATGGCGTCATCACCCAGGAAGGCGCCGAACGCGCCCATTACCTGATCGAAAAACTGATTGGTCAGGCCCGCGAAGACGGGATCGACATCCCCTATTCCGCCAATACCGAATACATCAACACCATCCCGGCTGACCGCCAGCCCAAGTACCCGGGCAACCCGGACCTGGAAATCAAGATCCACTCCTATATCCGCTGGAACGCCATGGCCATGGTCGTCCGCGCCAACAAGGACACCAACGTCGGCGGCCACATCGCCTCCTTCGCTTCCGCCGCCGCCCTCTACGACGTCGGTTTTTCGCATTTCTGGAAGAGCATCCATGACGAGTCCGGTGGCGACCTGATCTTCTTCCAGGGCCACTCGGTGCCGGGCGTTTATTCCCGCGCCTTCATGCTCGGTCGCCTGACCGAAGAGCAGATGGACAACTTCCGCCAGGAAACCGACGGCAAGGGCATCTCCTCCTACCCGCACCCCTGGCTGATGCCGGACTTCTGGCAGTTCCCGACCGTCTCCATGGGCCTCGGCCCGATCCAGGCCATCTATCAGGCCCGCTTCATGAAGTACCTGGCCTCGCGCGGCCTGATCGATGCCGCCAAGGCAGAAAAGCGCAAGGTCTGGGCCTTCCTCGGCGACGGCGAGACCGACGAGGTCGAATCGCTCGGCGCCATCGGCATGGCCGGCCGTGAAAAGCTGGACAACCTGATTTTCGTCATCAACTGCAACCTGCAGCGTCTCGACGGCCCGGTGCGCGGCAACGGCAAGATCATTCAGGAACTCGAATCCGAATTCCGCGGTGCCGGCTGGAACGTCATCAAGCTGATCTGGGGTACCCACTGGGATGCACTTTTCCAGCGCGACAAGAAGGGCATCCTCAAGAAGCGCATGATGGAACTCTGCGACGGCGAATATCAGACCTTCAAGGCCAAGAACGGCGCCTATGTCCGCGAGAACTTCTTCAATACGCCGGAACTGCGCGAGCTGGTTGCCGACTGGACCGACGACGAAGTCTGGGCGCTGAACCGCGGCGGTCACGACATCTTCAAGATTTTCGCCGCCTACAATGCGGCCGTCACCCACAAGGGCGCTCCGACCCTGATCCTGGCCAAGACCATCAAGGGCTTTGGCATGGGCCAGGCCGGCGAGGCGATGAATATCTCCCACCAGCAGAAGAAAATGGATATCGAGCAGATCGGTCGCTTCCGCGACCGTTTCGCCCTGCCGGTTCCTGACGACAAGCTCGAAGAGCTGCCCTACCTGACCTTCCCGGAAGATTCGGAAGAATACAAGTACATGCGCCAGCGCCGCATGGACCTCGGTGGCTTCCTGCCGCAGCGCCGCCGCAAGGCCGAACCGCTGGCTATTCCGCCGCTCGAGACCTTTGCCGCCCTGTTGAAGGCCTCCGGCGAAGGCCGCGAGTTGTCCACGACGATGGCCATCGTCCGCATCATGAACATGATGTTGAAGGACAAGAATGTCGGCAAGAACGTCGTGCCCATCGTGCCGGACGAATCGCGCACCTTTGGCATGGAAGGCATGTTCCGCTCGGTCGGTATCTGGAACCAGGAAGGCCAGAACTATGTGCCGGAAGACCACGACCAGCTGATGTTCTACAAGGAGTCGAAAACTGGCCAGGTGCTGCAGGAAGGCATCAACGAATCGGGCGCGATGAGCGACTGGATCGCTGCCGCCACCTCGTACTCCGTGCATAACGTGCAGACCATTCCGTTCTACATCTGCTACTCGATGTTCGGCATGCAGCGCGTTCTCGACCTCTGCTGGGCGGCTGGCGACCAACGCGCCCGCGGCTTCCTGATCGGCGGCACCGCCGGTCGCACGACCCTGAACGGCGAAGGTCTGCAGCACGAAGACGGTCACAGCCTGATCCTCTCCAACCTGATCCCGAACTGCGTCTCTTACGACCCGACTTTCCAGTACGAAGTCGCCGTCATCGCCCAGGACGGCATGCGCCGCATGCACGTCGAGCAGGAAGACGTCTTCTACTACATCACCGTGATGAACGAGAACTACGAGCACCCGGAAATGCCGGTGGGCGCCGAAGCCGACATCATCAAGGGGATGTACGCCTTCAAGAAGGGCGCCGATTCCACTGGCCCGCGCGTCCAGTTGCTCGGCTCCGGCACCATCTTCCGCGAAGTCATCGCCGCCGCCGACCTGCTCAAGAGCGACTGGGGCGTCGAGGCCGACATCTGGGGCTGCCCGAGCATGAACGAACTGGCCCGCAACGGTCTCGATGTCCAGCGCTGGAACATGCTGCACCCGCTGGAAGAGCCGAAGCTGTCGCATGTCGAAGAAAAGCTCAAGGATGCCAAGGGTCCGGTCATTGCTTCGACCGACTACATCAAGCTGTTCTCCGAGCAGATCCGTCCCTTCGTCAAGGCACCGTACGTCACGCTGGGCACCGATGGTTTCGGTCGTTCCGATACCCGCGAGAAGCTGCGTCACCATTTCGAGGTCGATCGTCACTGGGTGACGCTGGCTGCCCTCAAGGCGCTGGCCGACAACGGCGAAATCGGTCGCGAGAAGGTCGCTGCCGCCCTGGTCAAGTACAACCTTGACCCGAACAAACCCAACCCGATGTCGGTTTAA
- a CDS encoding indolepyruvate oxidoreductase subunit beta, with amino-acid sequence MSSNTNILVVGIGGQGVMTATEILAEAAIAMGHDAKKTEVAGMAQRGGVVSSHLRFGQRVLSPQITPGTADVLLGFESAEAMRWQHMLKPGGITLMNTAKLVPPVVELGLFDYPEDPLADIRKSGNKVVAFDATSIAQELGDIRLGNTVMLGAIADHLPFPAETLLACVLKRFEKKGEKMVDMNRRAFEAGRVAVGAAEAAAA; translated from the coding sequence ATGAGTTCGAACACCAACATTCTCGTTGTCGGCATCGGCGGCCAGGGCGTCATGACGGCGACCGAAATCCTCGCCGAAGCCGCCATCGCCATGGGCCACGACGCCAAGAAGACCGAAGTCGCCGGCATGGCCCAGCGCGGCGGCGTGGTTTCGTCGCACCTGCGCTTCGGCCAGCGGGTTCTGTCGCCGCAGATCACGCCGGGCACCGCCGACGTGCTGCTCGGGTTCGAGTCGGCCGAAGCCATGCGCTGGCAGCACATGCTGAAGCCGGGCGGCATCACGCTGATGAATACCGCTAAACTGGTGCCACCAGTCGTCGAACTCGGCCTCTTCGATTACCCGGAAGACCCGCTCGCGGACATCAGGAAATCGGGTAACAAGGTCGTCGCCTTCGACGCCACCTCGATCGCCCAGGAACTCGGCGACATTCGCCTCGGCAACACCGTGATGCTCGGCGCCATCGCCGATCACCTGCCCTTCCCGGCCGAAACCCTACTCGCCTGCGTACTCAAGCGTTTCGAGAAAAAAGGCGAGAAGATGGTGGACATGAACCGCCGCGCCTTCGAAGCCGGACGCGTCGCCGTTGGCGCAGCCGAGGCCGCCGCCGCGTAA
- a CDS encoding Sua5 family C-terminal domain-containing protein codes for MLGHQPLIETASGAPRVSGSLAAHYAPQTPMRLVARERLLDFINAQRHKGDVCGVIGHSQPPQAGMPHLWRMLPANPVGYAHELYAALRDMDHAGLALIAVEALPDDPDWAAVADRLRRAVAGAGQG; via the coding sequence GTGCTCGGTCACCAGCCGCTGATCGAGACCGCCAGCGGCGCGCCGCGGGTCTCCGGTTCGCTGGCCGCCCATTACGCGCCGCAAACCCCGATGCGCCTGGTCGCGCGCGAACGGCTGCTCGACTTCATCAACGCCCAGCGCCACAAGGGTGATGTCTGCGGCGTCATCGGCCACAGCCAGCCGCCGCAGGCCGGCATGCCGCACCTTTGGCGCATGCTGCCGGCCAACCCGGTCGGCTATGCCCACGAACTGTATGCCGCCCTGCGCGACATGGACCACGCCGGGCTCGCGCTGATCGCCGTCGAAGCCCTGCCCGACGATCCGGACTGGGCAGCTGTTGCCGACCGCCTGCGGCGTGCCGTGGCCGGTGCCGGCCAGGGCTGA
- the folD gene encoding bifunctional methylenetetrahydrofolate dehydrogenase/methenyltetrahydrofolate cyclohydrolase FolD yields MTARIIDGKALAEELRQSFKARVEALTAKGHRPGLVVILVGEDPASQVYVKNKVNGCLAIGMHSEKITYEATVDQATVLAKIAELNADPNIHGILVQLPLPKHFDEEAVLEAIATDKDVDGFHAENVGALAQGNPRFIPCTPYGVMKMFEKGNVDLSGKEAVVIGRSNIVGKPMALLLINAGATVTVCNSRTKDLAGHARRADILVAAVGKPRFVTADMVKPGAVVIDVGINRLPDGKLCGDVDFAGCAEVAGQITPVPGGVGPMTITMLLANTIEAAERKAGL; encoded by the coding sequence ATGACAGCACGAATTATCGACGGCAAGGCCCTGGCCGAAGAACTGCGCCAGAGTTTCAAGGCCCGCGTGGAAGCCCTGACCGCCAAGGGGCATCGCCCCGGCCTGGTGGTCATTCTGGTTGGCGAAGACCCGGCCTCCCAGGTCTACGTGAAGAACAAGGTCAATGGCTGCCTGGCCATCGGCATGCACTCCGAAAAGATCACCTACGAGGCGACCGTCGATCAGGCCACGGTGCTGGCCAAGATCGCCGAATTGAATGCCGATCCGAATATCCACGGCATCCTGGTCCAGCTGCCGCTGCCCAAACACTTCGATGAAGAAGCCGTGCTCGAAGCAATTGCCACCGACAAGGACGTCGACGGCTTCCATGCCGAGAACGTCGGCGCGCTGGCGCAGGGCAATCCGCGCTTCATCCCGTGCACGCCCTACGGCGTCATGAAGATGTTCGAGAAGGGCAATGTCGATCTCTCCGGCAAGGAAGCCGTCGTCATCGGCCGCTCCAACATCGTCGGCAAACCCATGGCCCTGCTCCTGATCAATGCCGGCGCCACGGTCACCGTCTGCAACTCGCGCACCAAGGACCTCGCCGGCCACGCCCGGCGCGCCGACATCCTGGTCGCCGCCGTCGGCAAGCCGCGTTTCGTCACCGCCGACATGGTCAAGCCCGGCGCCGTAGTCATCGACGTCGGCATCAACCGCCTGCCCGACGGCAAGCTCTGCGGCGACGTCGATTTCGCCGGCTGCGCCGAAGTCGCCGGCCAGATCACCCCGGTGCCGGGTGGCGTCGGCCCGATGACCATCACCATGCTGCTCGCCAACACCATCGAAGCCGCCGAACGGAAGGCCGGATTATGA
- a CDS encoding thiamine pyrophosphate-dependent enzyme: MAAVMPAPAASRHLMSGNEAVARAVWESGVKVAAAYPGTPSTEMQEVISTYPDLYAEWSVNEKVSLEVAIGAAYAGSRAFCCMKHVGMNVASDALMTLTLTGVVGGLVIAIADDVGLSSSQNEQDSRYWGRFAHVPVFEPADSQEAYAMTKLAYELSEQFQVPVILRMTTRINHVKSLVEVGERVAHTGAGFKKEPGRFVMVPGNAGKRIPLMFQRDANLRAIAESSPLNFIENGSDKRVGFITSGPAYMHVKESFPDAPVLKLGFSCPVPFEKCRELAALVDQVVVVEEVEPLIETELKAQGIQVIGKEILPLQGELSPNVLKPAIAKLLGEPVPAMTARAPLPVFPRPPTMCVACPHLGVYYTLSQVRNLNISGDIGCYTLGAGHPWNALDTCVSMGASMGVALGMDKGRGEADKDKRIVAVIGDSTFLHMGMQGLLDMVYNKGNVTVLLLDNRAVGMTGGQDNPGNGRDIYGDDAPRIDFAKLVSALGVKEERIHTVNPYELPVLFKTIREEVKVPEVSVIITDQPCVLIKDYHKLKPFEVIDDKCTGCGNCIDVGCPAIHVTRRGKEVKASGKEVDLAFVRIETSVCTGCGLCVQPCAPKAIVHHVPTSPIQLIKGGACA, translated from the coding sequence ATGGCAGCAGTGATGCCAGCCCCGGCGGCCAGCCGGCACCTCATGTCCGGCAACGAAGCCGTGGCCCGCGCCGTCTGGGAGTCCGGCGTCAAGGTCGCCGCCGCCTACCCGGGCACGCCGTCGACCGAGATGCAGGAAGTCATCTCGACCTACCCGGACCTCTACGCCGAATGGTCGGTCAATGAGAAGGTTTCGCTGGAAGTCGCCATCGGCGCCGCCTATGCCGGCTCGCGCGCCTTCTGCTGCATGAAGCACGTCGGCATGAACGTTGCCTCCGACGCGCTGATGACCCTAACCCTGACCGGCGTGGTCGGCGGCCTGGTGATCGCCATCGCCGACGACGTCGGTCTCTCCTCCTCGCAGAACGAGCAGGATTCCCGCTACTGGGGCCGTTTCGCGCACGTTCCGGTATTCGAGCCGGCCGACTCGCAGGAAGCCTATGCGATGACCAAGCTCGCCTACGAGCTGTCCGAGCAGTTCCAGGTACCGGTCATCCTGCGCATGACGACCCGAATCAATCATGTGAAGTCGCTGGTCGAAGTCGGCGAGCGCGTCGCCCATACCGGTGCCGGCTTCAAGAAGGAACCCGGCCGCTTCGTGATGGTGCCGGGCAACGCCGGCAAGCGCATTCCGCTGATGTTCCAGCGTGATGCCAACCTGCGTGCCATCGCCGAAAGTTCGCCGCTCAATTTCATCGAAAACGGCAGCGACAAGCGCGTCGGCTTCATCACCTCCGGCCCGGCCTACATGCACGTCAAGGAATCCTTCCCCGACGCGCCAGTGCTCAAGCTCGGCTTCTCCTGCCCGGTGCCGTTCGAAAAGTGCCGCGAACTCGCGGCACTGGTCGATCAGGTCGTCGTCGTCGAGGAAGTCGAGCCGCTGATCGAAACCGAACTCAAGGCCCAGGGCATCCAGGTCATCGGCAAGGAAATCCTGCCCTTGCAGGGCGAACTGTCACCCAACGTGCTGAAACCGGCCATCGCCAAGCTACTCGGCGAGCCGGTGCCGGCCATGACGGCGCGCGCCCCGCTGCCGGTTTTCCCGCGGCCACCAACCATGTGCGTGGCCTGCCCGCACCTCGGCGTCTATTACACGCTGTCCCAGGTCCGCAACCTGAACATATCGGGCGACATCGGCTGCTACACGCTGGGGGCAGGACACCCGTGGAACGCGCTCGACACCTGCGTCTCGATGGGCGCCTCGATGGGCGTCGCGCTGGGCATGGACAAGGGCCGCGGCGAGGCCGACAAGGACAAGCGCATCGTCGCCGTGATCGGCGACTCGACCTTCCTGCACATGGGCATGCAGGGCCTGCTCGACATGGTCTACAACAAGGGCAACGTCACCGTCCTGCTCCTCGACAACCGCGCCGTCGGCATGACCGGCGGCCAGGACAATCCGGGCAACGGCCGCGACATCTACGGCGACGATGCACCGCGCATCGACTTCGCCAAGCTGGTCTCGGCGCTCGGCGTCAAGGAAGAGCGCATCCACACAGTCAATCCCTACGAATTGCCGGTGCTGTTCAAGACCATCCGCGAGGAGGTCAAGGTGCCTGAGGTCTCGGTCATCATCACCGACCAGCCCTGCGTACTGATCAAGGATTACCACAAGCTGAAACCCTTCGAGGTCATCGACGACAAGTGCACCGGCTGCGGCAACTGCATCGACGTCGGCTGCCCGGCCATCCACGTCACCCGCCGTGGCAAGGAGGTCAAGGCCAGCGGCAAGGAAGTCGATCTCGCCTTCGTGCGCATCGAAACCTCGGTGTGTACCGGCTGCGGCCTGTGCGTCCAGCCCTGCGCGCCGAAGGCCATCGTGCACCACGTGCCGACCTCGCCTATCCAGCTGATCAAGGGAGGGGCCTGCGCATGA
- a CDS encoding L-threonylcarbamoyladenylate synthase, whose amino-acid sequence MIPTVADYARAVELLRAGELVGIPTETVYGLGADAANPAAVAKIFVAKGRPADHPLIVHLGGHNAVDHWAEDVPDVAWELMETFWPGPLTLILKKQAWVPDAVTGGQDTVGLRVPGHPVALELLRRFAAASGEHTGIAAPRPIASGASARPPPPTSPRNSAIACR is encoded by the coding sequence ATGATCCCGACCGTAGCGGATTACGCCCGCGCCGTCGAACTGCTGCGCGCTGGCGAGTTGGTCGGGATCCCGACCGAGACCGTCTACGGTCTCGGTGCCGATGCCGCGAACCCGGCCGCGGTCGCCAAGATCTTTGTCGCCAAGGGGCGGCCGGCCGATCATCCGCTGATCGTCCATCTCGGCGGCCACAACGCGGTCGACCACTGGGCTGAAGACGTGCCCGATGTCGCTTGGGAGCTCATGGAGACCTTCTGGCCCGGCCCGCTGACGCTGATCCTGAAGAAACAGGCCTGGGTGCCCGACGCCGTCACCGGCGGCCAGGATACCGTCGGCCTGCGCGTCCCCGGCCACCCGGTGGCGCTCGAATTGCTCCGCCGCTTCGCCGCAGCCAGCGGCGAACACACCGGCATCGCCGCCCCTCGGCCAATCGCTTCGGGCGCATCAGCCCGACCACCGCCGCCCACGTCGCCGAGGAACTCGGCGATCGCGTGCCGCTGA
- a CDS encoding 5-(carboxyamino)imidazole ribonucleotide synthase: MILPPATLGMLGGGQLGRFFVTAAHEMGYQVWVLDPDKNSPAGQIAERHFCVAYDDYPALDEFANGCAAITTEFENVPADTLDYLAKFVPVRPSAAAVAVCQNRIAEKSFLRDNGLPHGPFATIHCEDDIRNADSALFPAILKVARFGYDGKGQATVNNREEALLAFAHFKGEHCVLEQRLTLDYEVSVVLARDEHGQVQCFPTGENQHTKGILDVSIVPARTTGCVKSDAEDVAARIAEKLGYIGTMGVEFFVSRGQLIVNEMAPRPHNSGHYTIDACITDQFEQQVRALCGLPLGEARAHSAAVMVNLLGDLWYDGEYYREPEWAKLHAVPNLKLHLYGKHHARPGRKMGHFTVIGEDPAGVQDAALAARAAIGIRDE; this comes from the coding sequence ATGATCCTGCCGCCCGCAACGCTGGGCATGCTCGGCGGCGGCCAGTTGGGCCGCTTCTTCGTCACCGCCGCCCACGAGATGGGTTACCAGGTCTGGGTACTCGATCCGGACAAGAACTCCCCGGCCGGCCAGATCGCCGAGCGCCATTTCTGCGTCGCCTACGACGACTACCCGGCCCTCGACGAATTCGCCAACGGCTGCGCGGCGATCACCACCGAATTCGAGAACGTCCCGGCCGATACGCTGGACTACCTCGCCAAGTTCGTCCCGGTGCGCCCCTCGGCGGCTGCCGTCGCCGTCTGCCAGAACCGCATCGCCGAAAAGTCCTTCCTGCGCGACAACGGGCTGCCGCACGGCCCGTTCGCCACGATCCACTGCGAAGACGACATCCGCAACGCCGATAGCGCGCTGTTCCCGGCCATCCTGAAAGTCGCCCGCTTCGGTTACGACGGCAAAGGCCAGGCCACGGTCAACAATCGCGAGGAAGCGCTGCTCGCCTTCGCTCACTTCAAGGGCGAGCACTGCGTTCTCGAACAGCGCCTGACGCTGGACTACGAAGTGTCGGTGGTGCTGGCCCGCGATGAGCACGGCCAGGTTCAATGCTTCCCGACCGGCGAAAACCAACACACCAAGGGCATTCTCGACGTTTCCATCGTGCCGGCACGGACCACCGGCTGCGTCAAGAGCGACGCCGAGGATGTCGCCGCCCGCATCGCCGAAAAACTCGGCTACATCGGCACCATGGGCGTCGAGTTCTTCGTCAGCCGCGGCCAGCTGATCGTCAACGAGATGGCACCGCGCCCGCACAACAGCGGCCATTACACGATCGACGCCTGCATCACCGACCAGTTCGAACAGCAGGTGCGCGCCCTCTGCGGCCTGCCGCTCGGCGAAGCGCGCGCACACTCGGCGGCAGTCATGGTCAATCTGCTCGGCGACCTCTGGTACGACGGCGAATACTATCGCGAACCCGAGTGGGCAAAGCTCCATGCCGTGCCCAACCTCAAGCTTCACCTCTACGGCAAGCACCACGCCCGCCCGGGGCGCAAGATGGGGCATTTCACCGTGATCGGCGAAGACCCGGCCGGCGTGCAGGATGCGGCCCTCGCCGCCCGCGCTGCCATCGGCATCAGGGACGAATGA
- the purE gene encoding 5-(carboxyamino)imidazole ribonucleotide mutase, translated as MTTHHQPLVGVVMGSDSDWPTMQAAAVILKDFGVPFEARVVSAHRTPDLLFDYAAMAGERGLKAIIAGAGGAAHLPGMLAAKTTVPVLGVPVQSKALSGVDSLHSIVQMPKGIPVATFAIGEAGAANAALFAVAMLANDNPELNARLQAFRQAQTEKVLAMKLPEV; from the coding sequence ATGACCACGCACCACCAACCACTCGTCGGCGTCGTCATGGGCTCCGATTCCGACTGGCCGACCATGCAGGCCGCCGCCGTTATCCTCAAGGACTTCGGCGTGCCCTTCGAGGCCCGCGTCGTTTCCGCCCACCGCACCCCCGACCTGCTCTTCGACTACGCCGCGATGGCCGGCGAACGCGGCCTCAAGGCGATCATCGCCGGGGCCGGCGGCGCCGCCCACCTGCCGGGCATGCTGGCCGCCAAGACCACGGTGCCGGTGCTCGGCGTGCCGGTCCAGTCCAAGGCCCTGTCCGGTGTCGATTCGCTGCACTCCATCGTCCAGATGCCGAAGGGCATTCCAGTCGCCACCTTCGCCATCGGCGAGGCCGGCGCCGCCAACGCGGCGCTGTTCGCCGTCGCCATGCTGGCCAACGACAACCCGGAACTGAATGCCCGCCTGCAGGCCTTCCGCCAGGCCCAGACCGAAAAGGTCCTGGCCATGAAGCTGCCGGAAGTTTGA